GACCATAAGAATACCCAAAATTAGAAGCATAATTAAGTCCCTGAAGGCCTTTCTTTGTTCCTCTACCTCGCCGCCAAAGCCCACTGATATACCCTCTGGTACATCTATCTTGGCGAGTTCTGCCTTTATATCGCTGGCTATCTGACCTAATGGACGGCCGTATATCCTGGCCTCAACCTTGACGATTCGCTCCTGTCCTTTTCTTTCAATCTCCAGAGGTTCAAGCTCCTCAGTAATAGTAGCGATATTCTTTAACTTGATGGCTTTGCCTGTAAAGGAGGTAATGGTGATATTTTCTATATCAGGGATGATTCTGCGATCCTTTTCCTTCAGTCGAACAAAGATATCATATTCCTCACCGGCCTCCCGGAATTTGGTAGCCTCCTTTCCATAGAAATGAGTCCTCAGGGTATCCGCAATCTGAGCCATATTGAGACCCAAAGCAGAAGCCCTCTTCCTATCTACCTTAATCCGAAGTTCAGGCCTACCAACATCCCTGCTTATCATGATATCAACTGCACCGGGAGTGTCTTCTACTATTTTCTTTATCTTAGTAGCTAATTTATCGGTCTTCTCCAGATTGTGCCCAATAATCTCAATAGATATGGGTTTGGCTCCAGCAAAGAGCATCTGTGCCATAGCGGCCCCAGCCCTTATATCTATTTTTCTAATCCCCGGGATACGGGATACCTTTTCCCTCATAACCTTACCAATCTCTTTAGTGGATCTCCCGCGCTCACCCTTCCTGACCAACTTCGCAAAAAACTTCCCTACGTTTGACCCTCCCTTCATACCCATGGTCTCCTCATAACCTTCTTCTGATTGGCCAGTGAAACCAGCTATATTTTTCACCTCTGGTACATTCTTCTCAAATATCTTCTCTATCTCCTGAGTAACCCTATCTGTCTCCTCTATTCTCATGCCCACGGGGAGCTCTATTCCCATATGGAATTCGCCTGAGTCTATCTCAGGGATAAACTCAGTGCCGATTATGGGGACTAAGGCTAAACTTAAGATAAAGATTAATACAATAATGCCTAAGGTTCTCTTACGATGACTAAGGGTCCAACCCAAAAGTTTTTTGTATCTTGATTCTACAATCTTAAACCAACGTTCGCTCAATTCATAGAAACGTTTTCCAAATCGTTTCTTAGGATTATCAGAAGGAGCAACCTTAAGTAGTCGAGAAGATAACATGGGCGTAAGGGTGAGGGCGGTAAAAAGAGATGCAAGAAGGGTAATGCTCATTACAAAAGCTAATTGTTTAAACATCACACCTACGATTCCTCCAAGAAACATCAAGGGAACAAAAATTACTATGGTAGTAAAGGTTGCGGACATGACAGCCAATCCTACTTCTGAGGGAGCAAAAATCGCGGCCTCCCTTAATTTTTCCCCCCTATCTCTGTGCCGAGTGATATTATCTAAGACGACAACAGCATTATCTACTACCATTCCCACGGCGATGGCCATACTAACCAGGGACATCACATTGATGGTATATCCGCATAGATACAGGAAAATAAAACCTATAATCAGAGAGAAAGGAATAGTTAATGCTATAATCAGGCTGGAACTCAACTGGCGAAGAAAAAATAGGCTAACCAAGATAACGAATATCCCTCCCCATATTACAGATTGCTTTAAGTTATCAATAGTCCAGACTATCAAGTCGGAACTATCTATTATGGGGAGAATTTCTATATCTTTAGGAAGGGTCATTTGTAATTTCTTAAGTTTTTCCTTGACTGCCTTGGTGATGTTGACAGTATTACCACCGGTCATCTTCTGAATCATAAGCATTAATCCGTATTCCCCATTGGTGCGGGCAAACATAGTCTGCTCTTTAAAACTATCCTCTACCTTTGCCACATCTTTAAGATAAAGTAAGATGCCCGCATGTTGACCAATTACTACATCTCCTATTTCATCCGGGGTTTCAAACTCTCCAGGCAACCGGATAATATATTCAGTCTTTCCTAATTTGAGACTTCCTGCAGGAAGGGTTATATTCTCCATGGCCAGAATTTGGACTACCTGCTGGATAGGTATGTGAAAGGCCTCTAAGCGTTCTCGATCAAAGTAGACATTTATCTGTCTCTGGAGTCCTGCCATTATCTTGACTGAACCCACCCCTGGTACTGTCTTTAAAGGGTCTACAACCTTATCATCAATGATATCGTACAATTTAAGATAACTCTCCTTAGCCTTTACTCCACATACCAAGATGGGCATCATAGCAGTATTGAATTTGAAGACCATAGGTTTCTCTATATCGTCAGGCAGGTCTTTTTTGGCAAACTCAAGCTTGTCTCGTACATCATTAGAAGCCTCATTCAGATCGGTTCCCCATTCAAATGTGCAGGTAACAATAGAGAGATTCTCTTTGGATTTGGAGGTAATTTTATCGAGGTTATTCACAATAGAAAGGCTATCTTCGATATACTTAGTAACCTTGGTCTCTACATCGGTAGCTCCCGCTCCTGGATAGATGGTTATGACGCTGATGGCCGGAGGTTCAATCTCCGGCATCAAATCAATAGGGAGTCGAGTAAAGCAAATTGCCCCCAAGAT
Above is a genomic segment from bacterium containing:
- a CDS encoding efflux RND transporter permease subunit, translating into MRLPEFGVKHPTTVTMLFLGIFILGAICFTRLPIDLMPEIEPPAISVITIYPGAGATDVETKVTKYIEDSLSIVNNLDKITSKSKENLSIVTCTFEWGTDLNEASNDVRDKLEFAKKDLPDDIEKPMVFKFNTAMMPILVCGVKAKESYLKLYDIIDDKVVDPLKTVPGVGSVKIMAGLQRQINVYFDRERLEAFHIPIQQVVQILAMENITLPAGSLKLGKTEYIIRLPGEFETPDEIGDVVIGQHAGILLYLKDVAKVEDSFKEQTMFARTNGEYGLMLMIQKMTGGNTVNITKAVKEKLKKLQMTLPKDIEILPIIDSSDLIVWTIDNLKQSVIWGGIFVILVSLFFLRQLSSSLIIALTIPFSLIIGFIFLYLCGYTINVMSLVSMAIAVGMVVDNAVVVLDNITRHRDRGEKLREAAIFAPSEVGLAVMSATFTTIVIFVPLMFLGGIVGVMFKQLAFVMSITLLASLFTALTLTPMLSSRLLKVAPSDNPKKRFGKRFYELSERWFKIVESRYKKLLGWTLSHRKRTLGIIVLIFILSLALVPIIGTEFIPEIDSGEFHMGIELPVGMRIEETDRVTQEIEKIFEKNVPEVKNIAGFTGQSEEGYEETMGMKGGSNVGKFFAKLVRKGERGRSTKEIGKVMREKVSRIPGIRKIDIRAGAAMAQMLFAGAKPISIEIIGHNLEKTDKLATKIKKIVEDTPGAVDIMISRDVGRPELRIKVDRKRASALGLNMAQIADTLRTHFYGKEATKFREAGEEYDIFVRLKEKDRRIIPDIENITITSFTGKAIKLKNIATITEELEPLEIERKGQERIVKVEARIYGRPLGQIASDIKAELAKIDVPEGISVGFGGEVEEQRKAFRDLIMLLILGILMVYMVMASQFESLLDPFVIMFSVPFAFVGVIWFFLLTGTTLSITSFIGLIMLMGIVVNNGIVLVDYTNILRARGLNLFEAIQTAGEHRLRPVLMTSLSTICGMLPLVLIRGEGSEIWRPLGGAVIGGLLVSTLVTLIIVPIVYSLFEQHLKNNNLMKRRQAK